Proteins from a single region of Bos javanicus breed banteng chromosome 7, ARS-OSU_banteng_1.0, whole genome shotgun sequence:
- the HK3 gene encoding hexokinase-3: MDSIGSLGLQQGEGAPRCPQEGLPCPSNSSEMVQECLQQFKVTGAQLRQIQTSLLGSMEQALRGQVGPAPAVRMLPTYVGSTPHGTEKGDFVVLELGATGASLRVLWVTLTGIEGHKVEPRSQEFVIPQEVMLGPGQQLFDFAARCLSEFLDVLPVDNQGLQLGFSFSFPCHQTGLDKSTLISWTKGFKCSDVEGQDVVQLLRDAIQRQGAYSIDVVAVVNDTVGTMMGCEPGVGPCEVGLVVDTGTNACYMEEARHVAVLDEDRGRVCISIEWGSFSDEGALGPVQTIFDHTLDHESLNPGAQRFEKMIGGLYLGELVRLVLVHLAQRGVLFGGHTSPVLRSQGSILLEHVAEMEDPSAGAARVHAVLQDLGLNPKASDAEWVQCVCMAVCTRAAQLCAAALAAVLSRLQHSREQQALQIAVATGGRVFERHPRFLSVLRETVMLLAPNCDVSFIPSVDGGGRGVAMVTAVAARLAAHRRLLEETLAPFRLTREQLAEVQAQMREAMAKGLQGEASSLRMLPTYVRATPDGSERGDFLALDLGGTNFRVLLVRVTTGGVQISSQIYSIPECVAQGSGQQLFDHIVDCIVDFQQKQGLSGQSLPLGFTFSFPCRQMGLDQGILLNWTKGFNASDCEGQDVVCLLREAIRRRQAVELNVVAIVNDTVGTMMSCGYEDPHCEVGLIVGTGTNVCYMEELRNVASVDGDSGQMCINTEWGAFGDDGSLSMLSTRFDASVDQASINPGKQRFEKMISGMYLGEIVRHILLHLTSLGVLFRGQQTQRLQTRDIFKTKFLSEIESDSLALRQVRAILEDLGLPLTSDDALMVLEVCQAVSQRAAQLCGAGVAAVVEKIRENRGLEELTISVGVDGTLYKLHPHFSSLVAATVRKLAPRCVVTFLQSEDGSGKGAALVTAVACRLAQRTRI, translated from the exons GTACAGGAGTGCCTACAGCAGTTCAAGGTGACAGGGGCGCAGCTGCGACAGATTCAAACCAGCCTCCTGGGCTCCATGGAGCAGGCGCTGAGGGGGCAAGTAGGCCCTGCCCCTGCTGTCCGGATGCTGCCCACATATGTGGGGTCTACCCCACATGGCACTG AGAAAGGGGACTTCGTGGTGCTGGAGCTGGGGGCCACAGGGGCCTCACTGCGTGTTCTATGGGTGACCCTAACGGGCATCGAGGGGCACAAGGTGGAGCCCCGGAGCCAGGAGTTTGTGATCCCCCAGGAAGTGATGCTGGGTCCTGGTCAGCAG CTCTTTGACTTTGCCGCCCGCTGCCTGTCTGAGTTCCTGGATGTGCTGCCCGTGGACAATCAGGGTCTGCAGCTTGGGTTCAGCTTCTCCTTCCCTTGTCACCAGACAGGCCTGGACAAG AGCACCCTCATTTCCTGGACCAAAGGTTTTAAGTGCAGTGATGTGGAAGGCCAGGATGTGGTCCAGTTACTACGAGACGCCATCCAGAGGCAGGGA GCCTACAGCATTGATGTTGTTGCTGTGGTGAATGACACCGTGGGCACCATGATGGGCTGTGAGCCAGGGGTCGGGCCGTGTGAAGTTGGGCTGGTCGTAG ACACCGGCACCAATGCGTGTTACATGGAGGAGGCAAGGCACGTGGCAGTGCTGGACGAAGACCGGGGCCGCGTCTGCATCAGCATCGAGTGGGGCTCCTTCAGTGACGAGGGGGCCCTGGGGCCAGTGCAGACCATCTTCGACCACACCCTGGACCATGAGTCACTGAACCCGGGTGCCCAGAG GTTTGAGAAGATGATTGGGGGGCTGTACCTGGGTGAGCTGGTGCGGCTGGTGCTGGTTCACCTGGCCCAGCGTGGGGTCCTCTTTGGTGGCCACACCTCCCCCGTCCTGCGAAGCCAAGGCAGCATCCTCCTGGAACACGTGGCTGAGATGGAGGA TCCCTCTGCTGGGGCAGCCCGTGTGCACGCTGTCCTGCAGGACTTGGGCCTGAACCCGAAGGCCTCAGATGCTGAGTGGGTGCAGTGTGTGTGCATGGCTGTGTGCACGCGGGCCGCCCAGCTCTGCGCTGCTGCTCTGGCCGCTGTCCTCTCCCGCCTCCAGCACAGCCGGGAGCAGCAGGCTCTTCAGATTGCTGTGGCCACCGGAGGCCGAGTGTTTGAGCGACACCCCAG GTTTCTCAGTGTCCTACGGGAGACAGTGATGCTTCTGGCCCCCAACTGCGATGTCTCCTTCATCCCCTCTGTGGACGGGGGTGGCCGGGGCGTGGCAATGGTGACTGCTGTGGCTGCCCGCCTGGCTGCCCACCGGCGCCTGTTGGAGGAGACCTTGGCACCATTCCGGTTGACCCGGGAGCAGCTGGCAGAAGTGCAGGCACAGATGCGAGAGGCCATGGCCAAGGGGCTCCAAGGGGAAGCCTCCTCCCTCCGCATGCTGCCCACTTATGTGCGGGCCACGCCTGATGGCAGCG AGCGTGGGGACTTCCTGGCCCTGGACCTGGGGGGCACCAACTTTCGAGTCCTCCTGGTGCGTGTGACCACGGGAGGTGTGCAGATCTCCAGCCAGATCTATTCCATCCCGGAGTGCGTGGCCCAGGGCTCTGGACAGCAG CTCTTTGACCATATTGTGGACTGCATTGTGGACTTCCAGCAGAAGCAGGGCCTGAGTGGGCAGAGTCTCCCCCTGGGTTTCACCTTCTCCTTCCCGTGCAGGCAGATGGGCCTGGACCAG GGCATCCTCCTGAACTGGACAAAGGGTTTCAATGCATCTGACTGCGAGGGCCAAGACGTTGTGTGTCTGCTGCGGGAAGCCATCAGGCGCCGACAG GCAGTGGAGCTGAATGTGGTTGCCATTGTCAATGACACGGTGGGGACCATGATGTCCTGTGGCTACGAGGACCCCCATTGCGAGGTCGGCCTCATCGTCG GAACAGGAACCAATGTCTGCTACATGGAGGAGCTCCGGAATGTGGCAAGTGTGGATGGGGACTCAGGCCAGATGTGCATCAACACGGAGTGGGGCGCCTTTGGGGATGATGGCTCTCTCAGCATGCTCAGCACCCGTTTTGATGCCAGTGTGGACCAGGCATCCATCAATCCCGGCAAGCAGAG GTTTGAGAAGATGATCAGTGGCATGTACCTGGGAGAGATCGTCCGCCACATCCTCTTGCATCTGACTAGCCTTGGAGTTCTCTTCCGGGGCCAGCAGACCCAGCGCCTTCAGACCAGGGACATCTTCAAGACCAAGTTTCTCTCTGAGATTGAAAG TGATAGCCTGGCCCTGAGGCAGGTCCGAGCCATCCTGGAGGATCTGgggctgcccctgacctcagacgatGCTCTGATGGTCCTGGAGGTGTGCCAGGCTGTGTCCCAGAGGGCTGCCCAGCTTTGTGGGGCAGGCGTGGCTGCCGTGGTGGAGAAGATTCGTGAGAACCGGGGCCTGGAAGAGCTGACCATATCCGTGGGGGTGGATGGGACCCTCTACAAGCTGCACCCTCA CTTCTCCAGCCTGGTGGCAGCCACGGTGCGGAAGCTGGCCCCTCGCTGTGTGGTCACCTTCCTGCAGTCAGAGGATGGGTCTGGCAAAGGTGCAGCCCTGGTCACTGCTGTTGCCTGCCGCCTTGCCCAGAGGACCCGTATCTGA
- the UNC5A gene encoding netrin receptor UNC5A isoform X1, translating to MAVLSGLWPALLGIVLAAWLRGSGAQQSATMANPVPNPVPGSNPDLLPHFLVEPEDVYIVKNKPVLLVCKATPATQIFFKCNGEWVRQVDHVIERSTDGSSGLPSMEVRINVSRQQVEKVFGLEEFWCQCVAWSSSGTTKSQKAYIRIAYLRKNFEQEPLAKEVSLEQGIVLPCRPPEGIPPAEVEWLRNEDLVDPSMDPNVYITREHSLVVRQARLADTANYTCVAKNIVARRRSASAAVIVYVNGGWSTWTEWSVCSASCGRGWQKRSRSCTNPAPLNGGAFCEGQNVQKTACATLCPVDGSWSPWSKWSACGLDCTHWRSRECSDPAPRNGGEECQGTDLDTRNCTSDLCVHTASGPEDVALYVGLIAVAVCLLLLLLVLILVYCRKKEGLDSDVADSSILTSGFQPVSIKPSKADSPHLLTIQPDLSTTTTTYQGSLCPRQDGPSPKFQLTNGHLLSPLGSGRHTLHHSSPTSEAEDFVSRLSTQNYFRSLPRGTSNMAYGTFNFLGGRLMIPNTGISLLIPPDAIPRGKIYEIYLTLHKPEDVRLPLAGCQTLLSPIVSCGPPGVLLTRPVILTMDHCGEPSPESWSLRLKKQSCEGSWEDVLHLGEEAPCHLYYCQLEAGACYVFTEQLGRFALVGEALSVAAAKRLKLLLFAPVACTSLEYNIRVYCLHDTHDALKEVVQLEKQLGGQLIQEPRVLHFKDSYHNLRLSIHDVPSSLWKSKLLVSYQEIPFYHIWNGTQQYLHCTFTLERVSPSTSDLACKVWVWQVEGDGQSFNVNFNITKDTRFSELLVLESEGGVPALVGPSAFKIPFLIRQKIITSLDPPCSRGADWRTLAQKLHLDSHLSFFASKPSPTAMILNLWEARHFPNGNLSQLAAAVAGLGQPDAGLFTVSEAEC from the exons GTGCCCAGCAGAGTGCCACGATGGCCAACCCGGTGCCCAACCCGGTGCCCGGCTCCAACCCAGACCTGCTTCCCCACTTCCTGGTGGAGCCCGAGGATGTGTACATAGTCAAGAACAAGCCGGTGCTGCTGGTGTGCAAGGCCACGCCCGCCACGCAGATCTTCTTCAAGTGCAACGGGGAGTGGGTACGCCAGGTGGACCACGTGATTGAGCGCAGCACGGATGGGAGCAGCG GACTGCCCTCCATGGAGGTCCGCATCAATGTGTCGAGGCAGCAGGTGGAGAAGGTGTTCGGGCTGGAGGAGTTCTGGTGCCAGTGCGTGGCGTGGAGCTCCTCGGGCACCACCAAGAGTCAGAAGGCCTATATCCGCATTGCCT ATTTGCGGAAGAACTTTGAGCAGGAACCATTGGCCAAGGAGGTGTCGCTGGAGCAGGGCATCGTGCTGCCCTGCCGCCCACCGGAGGGCATCCCCCCAGCCGAG GTGGAGTGGCTCCGGAACGAGGACCTTGTGGACCCATCCATGGACCCCAATGTGTACATCACGCGGGAGCACAGTCTGGTGGTGCGACAGGCCCGCCTGGCTGACACGGCCAACTACACCTGCGTGGCCAAGAACATCGTGGCTCGTCGCCGCAGCGCCTCCGCTGCTGTCATCGTCTATG TGAACGGTGGGTGGTCGACGTGGACTGAGTGGTCTGTCTGCAGCGCCAGCTGTGGGCGCGGCTGGCAGAAAAGGAGCCGGAGCTGCACCAACCCGGCGCCTCTCAACGGGGGTGCCTTCTGTGAGGGGCAGAATGTCCAGAAAACAGCCTGCGCCACCCTGTGCCCAG TGGATGGCAGCTGGAGCCCATGGAGCAAATGGTCGGCCTGTGGGCTCGACTGTACCCACTGGCGGAGCCGTGAGTGCTCAGACCCCGCGCCCCGCAATGGAGGCGAGGAGTGCCAAGGCACTGACCTGGATACCCGCAATTGTACCAGCGACCTCTGTGTGCACA CTGCTTCCGGCCCAGAGGACGTGGCCCTCTATGTGGGCCTCATAGCTGTGGCCGTGTgcctcctcttgctgctgctCGTCCTCATTCTTGTGTACTGCCGCAAGAAGGAGGGATTGGACTCGGACGTGGCTGACTCGTCCATCCTCACCTCAGGCTTCCAGCCCGTCAGCATCAAGCCCAGCAAAGCAG ACAGTCCCCATCTGCTCACCATCCAGCCAGAcctcagcaccaccaccaccacctaccaGGGCAGTCTGTGTCCCCGGCAAGATGGGCCCAGCCCCAAGTTCCAGCTCACCAACGGGCACCTGCTCAGCCCACTGGGCAGCGGCCGCCACACGCTGCACCACAGCTCGCCCACCTCGGAGGCGGAGGACTTCGTCTCCCGCCTCTCCACCCAGAACTACTTCCGCTCCCTGCCCCGCGGCACCAGCAACATGGCCTATGGGACCTTCAACTTCCTCGGGGGCCGGCTGATGATCCCTAATACAG GCATCAGCCTCCTCATCCCCCCGGACGCCATACCCCGAGGAAAGATCTACGAGATCTACCTCACACTGCACAAGCCAGAAGACGTGAG GTTGCCCCTAGCTGGCTGTCAGACCCTGCTGAGTCCCATCGTTAGCTGTGGGCCCCCTGGAGTCCTGCTCACGCGGCCCGTCATCCTCACCATGGACCACTGTGGGGAGCCCAGCCCCGAGAGCTGGAGCCTGCGCCTCAAAAAGCAGTCCTGCGAAGGCAGCTGGGAG GACGTGCTGCACCTGGGTGAGGAGGCACCCTGTCACCTCTACTACTGCCAGCTAGAGGCCGGCGCCTGCTACGTCTTCACGGAGCAGCTGGGCCGCTTCGCCCTGGTGGGAGAGGCCCTCAGCGTGGCTGCCGCCAAGCGCCTCAAGCTGCTTCTGTTCGCCCCAGTGGCCTGCACCTCACTCGAGTACAACATCCGAGTCTACTGCCTACACGACACCCACGACGCACTCAAG GAGGTGGTACAGCTGGAGAAACAACTGGGAGGACAGCTGATCCAGGAGCCCCGCGTCCTGCACTTCAAGGATAGCTACCACAACCTGCGCTTGTCCATCCACGATGTGCCCAGCTCCCTGTGGAAGAGCAAGCTCCTCGTCAGCTACCAG gagaTCCCCTTTTATCACATCTGGAATGGCACACAGCAGTACCTGCACTGCACTTTCACCCTGGAGCGTGTCAGCCCCAGCACCAGCGACCTGGCCTGCAAGGTGTGGGTGTGGCAGGTGGAGGGCGATGGGCAGAGCTTCAATGTCAACTTCAACATCACCAAG GACACGAGATTCTCTGAGCTGCTGGTCCTGGAGAGTGAAGGGGGGGTCCCAGCCCTAGTGGGCCCCAGTGCCTTCAAGATCCCCTTCCTCATTCGGCAGAAGATCATTACCAGCCTGGACCCGCCCTGCAGTCGGGGTGCCGACTGGCGGACTCTGGCCCAGAAACTCCACCTGGAcag CCATCTCAGCTTCTTTGCCTCCAAGCCCAGCCCCACAGCCATGATCCTCAACCTGTGGGAGGCACGGCACTTCCCCAACGGCAACCTCAGCCAGCTGGCAGCAGCAGTGGCCGGACTGGGCCAGCCAGATGCCGGTCTCTTCACAGTGTCAGAGGCCGAGTGCTGA
- the UNC5A gene encoding netrin receptor UNC5A isoform X2 has translation MAVLSGLWPALLGIVLAAWLRGSGAQQSATMANPVPNPVPGSNPDLLPHFLVEPEDVYIVKNKPVLLVCKATPATQIFFKCNGEWVRQVDHVIERSTDGSSGLPSMEVRINVSRQQVEKVFGLEEFWCQCVAWSSSGTTKSQKAYIRIAYLRKNFEQEPLAKEVSLEQGIVLPCRPPEGIPPAEVEWLRNEDLVDPSMDPNVYITREHSLVVRQARLADTANYTCVAKNIVARRRSASAAVIVYVDGSWSPWSKWSACGLDCTHWRSRECSDPAPRNGGEECQGTDLDTRNCTSDLCVHTASGPEDVALYVGLIAVAVCLLLLLLVLILVYCRKKEGLDSDVADSSILTSGFQPVSIKPSKADSPHLLTIQPDLSTTTTTYQGSLCPRQDGPSPKFQLTNGHLLSPLGSGRHTLHHSSPTSEAEDFVSRLSTQNYFRSLPRGTSNMAYGTFNFLGGRLMIPNTGISLLIPPDAIPRGKIYEIYLTLHKPEDVRLPLAGCQTLLSPIVSCGPPGVLLTRPVILTMDHCGEPSPESWSLRLKKQSCEGSWEDVLHLGEEAPCHLYYCQLEAGACYVFTEQLGRFALVGEALSVAAAKRLKLLLFAPVACTSLEYNIRVYCLHDTHDALKEVVQLEKQLGGQLIQEPRVLHFKDSYHNLRLSIHDVPSSLWKSKLLVSYQEIPFYHIWNGTQQYLHCTFTLERVSPSTSDLACKVWVWQVEGDGQSFNVNFNITKDTRFSELLVLESEGGVPALVGPSAFKIPFLIRQKIITSLDPPCSRGADWRTLAQKLHLDSHLSFFASKPSPTAMILNLWEARHFPNGNLSQLAAAVAGLGQPDAGLFTVSEAEC, from the exons GTGCCCAGCAGAGTGCCACGATGGCCAACCCGGTGCCCAACCCGGTGCCCGGCTCCAACCCAGACCTGCTTCCCCACTTCCTGGTGGAGCCCGAGGATGTGTACATAGTCAAGAACAAGCCGGTGCTGCTGGTGTGCAAGGCCACGCCCGCCACGCAGATCTTCTTCAAGTGCAACGGGGAGTGGGTACGCCAGGTGGACCACGTGATTGAGCGCAGCACGGATGGGAGCAGCG GACTGCCCTCCATGGAGGTCCGCATCAATGTGTCGAGGCAGCAGGTGGAGAAGGTGTTCGGGCTGGAGGAGTTCTGGTGCCAGTGCGTGGCGTGGAGCTCCTCGGGCACCACCAAGAGTCAGAAGGCCTATATCCGCATTGCCT ATTTGCGGAAGAACTTTGAGCAGGAACCATTGGCCAAGGAGGTGTCGCTGGAGCAGGGCATCGTGCTGCCCTGCCGCCCACCGGAGGGCATCCCCCCAGCCGAG GTGGAGTGGCTCCGGAACGAGGACCTTGTGGACCCATCCATGGACCCCAATGTGTACATCACGCGGGAGCACAGTCTGGTGGTGCGACAGGCCCGCCTGGCTGACACGGCCAACTACACCTGCGTGGCCAAGAACATCGTGGCTCGTCGCCGCAGCGCCTCCGCTGCTGTCATCGTCTATG TGGATGGCAGCTGGAGCCCATGGAGCAAATGGTCGGCCTGTGGGCTCGACTGTACCCACTGGCGGAGCCGTGAGTGCTCAGACCCCGCGCCCCGCAATGGAGGCGAGGAGTGCCAAGGCACTGACCTGGATACCCGCAATTGTACCAGCGACCTCTGTGTGCACA CTGCTTCCGGCCCAGAGGACGTGGCCCTCTATGTGGGCCTCATAGCTGTGGCCGTGTgcctcctcttgctgctgctCGTCCTCATTCTTGTGTACTGCCGCAAGAAGGAGGGATTGGACTCGGACGTGGCTGACTCGTCCATCCTCACCTCAGGCTTCCAGCCCGTCAGCATCAAGCCCAGCAAAGCAG ACAGTCCCCATCTGCTCACCATCCAGCCAGAcctcagcaccaccaccaccacctaccaGGGCAGTCTGTGTCCCCGGCAAGATGGGCCCAGCCCCAAGTTCCAGCTCACCAACGGGCACCTGCTCAGCCCACTGGGCAGCGGCCGCCACACGCTGCACCACAGCTCGCCCACCTCGGAGGCGGAGGACTTCGTCTCCCGCCTCTCCACCCAGAACTACTTCCGCTCCCTGCCCCGCGGCACCAGCAACATGGCCTATGGGACCTTCAACTTCCTCGGGGGCCGGCTGATGATCCCTAATACAG GCATCAGCCTCCTCATCCCCCCGGACGCCATACCCCGAGGAAAGATCTACGAGATCTACCTCACACTGCACAAGCCAGAAGACGTGAG GTTGCCCCTAGCTGGCTGTCAGACCCTGCTGAGTCCCATCGTTAGCTGTGGGCCCCCTGGAGTCCTGCTCACGCGGCCCGTCATCCTCACCATGGACCACTGTGGGGAGCCCAGCCCCGAGAGCTGGAGCCTGCGCCTCAAAAAGCAGTCCTGCGAAGGCAGCTGGGAG GACGTGCTGCACCTGGGTGAGGAGGCACCCTGTCACCTCTACTACTGCCAGCTAGAGGCCGGCGCCTGCTACGTCTTCACGGAGCAGCTGGGCCGCTTCGCCCTGGTGGGAGAGGCCCTCAGCGTGGCTGCCGCCAAGCGCCTCAAGCTGCTTCTGTTCGCCCCAGTGGCCTGCACCTCACTCGAGTACAACATCCGAGTCTACTGCCTACACGACACCCACGACGCACTCAAG GAGGTGGTACAGCTGGAGAAACAACTGGGAGGACAGCTGATCCAGGAGCCCCGCGTCCTGCACTTCAAGGATAGCTACCACAACCTGCGCTTGTCCATCCACGATGTGCCCAGCTCCCTGTGGAAGAGCAAGCTCCTCGTCAGCTACCAG gagaTCCCCTTTTATCACATCTGGAATGGCACACAGCAGTACCTGCACTGCACTTTCACCCTGGAGCGTGTCAGCCCCAGCACCAGCGACCTGGCCTGCAAGGTGTGGGTGTGGCAGGTGGAGGGCGATGGGCAGAGCTTCAATGTCAACTTCAACATCACCAAG GACACGAGATTCTCTGAGCTGCTGGTCCTGGAGAGTGAAGGGGGGGTCCCAGCCCTAGTGGGCCCCAGTGCCTTCAAGATCCCCTTCCTCATTCGGCAGAAGATCATTACCAGCCTGGACCCGCCCTGCAGTCGGGGTGCCGACTGGCGGACTCTGGCCCAGAAACTCCACCTGGAcag CCATCTCAGCTTCTTTGCCTCCAAGCCCAGCCCCACAGCCATGATCCTCAACCTGTGGGAGGCACGGCACTTCCCCAACGGCAACCTCAGCCAGCTGGCAGCAGCAGTGGCCGGACTGGGCCAGCCAGATGCCGGTCTCTTCACAGTGTCAGAGGCCGAGTGCTGA